A segment of the Trifolium pratense cultivar HEN17-A07 linkage group LG7, ARS_RC_1.1, whole genome shotgun sequence genome:
atattttttttagtttgtaatagttgttgatgatgaaaacAACAATGTTGAAGGAAATCTTATAAAGGCAGCATCTCTTATTAGTACCAAGGATGTGGCTTTTATGATTAAACATGGATCAGGAATAGTTTCTGTTGGCATGAAAGAAGAGGATCTTCAAAGACTGAATCTTCCTCTTATGTCACCAGAGGCTGAAGAAGAGGATTCATCTGCCCCTACTTTCACTATCACCGTGGTAAGTTGACCTATGAGGTCTCAGCTCAGCGGTAAAAGTTTGACCTGGTAACCTCAAAGGACATAGTTCAGATCTCACCTGAGACAATTTTAAAATGACTATTAACGTCGCtttattgttgttgtaggaTGCAAAATATGGAACTTCCACAGGCGTATCAGCCGCAGATAGAGCAAAAACAATTCTTGTTCTGTCATCTCCAGAGTCTAAGTCAGAAGACTTGAGAAAACCAGGTCATGTTTTTCCTCTTAAGTATAGAAATGGCGGAGTTCTTCGGAGAGCTGGTCATACCGAGGCTTCTGTAGATTTAGTTGCATTGGCTGGCTTGTCTCCATTTTCGGCTCTAACAGCTCTTGTTGATGCTGAAGATGGAAATATGGCATCTTTGCCAAATTTAAAAAGCTTTGCATTGGAATACAACTTACTAATTGTCTCAATAACTGATTTGATAAGGTAAGCAATCTTACCTTCGTGTTATTTCTTCGAGTAAATAGTcattaaaattgtaaatttcGATCAATTTTCTAGATTCTATGTTTATATTGATGCGGCAAAAGACTATTTAAGCCGatatgtgtgtgtttttttttttttttttgaaaacttggtatccggccttaggacttGTTTTAATATGGTTTATAATGCAGTAATTAAATTTACTTGATGATGTGAATGTATGCATGTGATGCTTCAAGGTATCGGAGAAAGCGAGAGAAATTGGTTGAAAGAACTTATGTCTCACATCTTCCTACTAAATGGGGTCTATTTCAAGCATACTGTTATAGTTCAAAGTTGGATGGAACTGAGCATGTTGCTATAGTTAAGGTAAATAAATATAACTTTGTTAATATGATTTTCAAGAGAACATTTAGAACTTAGAATAATCTTTTctcaattataatttatttttgggttaCTTAGGGAGACATAGGAGATGGACAAGATGTTCTAGTAAGAGTACATTCAGAATGTTTAACAGGTGACATATTTGGATCAGCTCGGTGCGACTGTGGCAACCAACTAGCTTTGGCCATGGAGTTAATTGAAGAAGCTGGAAGAGGAGCACTTGTGTATCTTAGAGGTCATGAAGGAAGAGGCATTGGGTTAGGTCACAAACTTCAAGCATATAATTTACAAGATCAAGGTCGTGACACGGTCGAGGCAAATATAGATTTAGGGTTAGCCGTTGATGCTCGTGAGTATGGAATTGGTGCTCAGGTTAGATTTATTAATCAACCAATCAAAGTTAGTTACGATTAAAGTTGGACATTTTTAGTAATGTGacaattatgaattttgattgattgacggtgtaaaaaCTCTTTTAAGGTGCGTGCGCGTGACTGCTGATAAAATCTTTGTATGTGTAGATTTTGAGGGACATCGGAGTTCGAACTATGAGACTAATGACGAACAATCCAGCGAAGTTTGTTGGTCTTAAAGGATATGGTTTGGCTGTGATAGGGCGTGTTCCTGTGCTAACACCAATTACTGAGGCAAACAAGCGGTACCTAGAAACAAAGAGGACTAAAATGGGTCATATTTATGGGTCTGATATATAAAGATTATTATTACATGAACTCAATGATTCAGTTGAAAATAACTGAGATTTGCCAAAGAATACATAATACGACAGAATAAAACTTTGTACACggttaaaaatatattcaaaagaCGAAATTCAGAAATTTTATTTAGCTTACTGTAAGTATAAATTGCTATACAGAATATTTTAAGCTACATTTCAATGTTAGGAACTTTATTTTAGCTCAATATAATACTATTTGATCAATCAGAAGGTTTGAAATATCTATGAGTTATCTTTGATAAACCTactacaaaagtaaaaaaaaaaaatataaggatAATGAGATGCATTCCAGTGAgaattaagggtccgtttggtgcataGGATaaagagacaggatatgataaagTTATCTTATCCTACTTAAATCTCTTGTTTGGTGCACCAATAAGAAAGGATAAAATAAACCaatttcttatcctatcctgttacTCCTTTGTTATTCTAATCCTTATTTTAAGCTGGGTTAACAACATGATAGGATATATTAAACCTGCCGCATGGAAACACGTCTTCGAATCTTGTAAGTACCACTTTGAtggactttattttattttattatttcaccATGTTTTTTCATACGACTGGCATATacattattgattattgattactACTGTCTACTGTTACTCGATTGCTCCCACATAATATAAGCCCAGAATGATGAATGatatttatctaatttttttaatcttttttggTATTTGTCATCTTTTTATAATAGATATtcattaaaatgttaatttatagtttaacattattaaatattatattggtATAATTTGATATCTcgttaataatatatattttttcatttacaTTTATAGCTACAATGGTTTTtaaatttatgatattttataattatatgaagTTCTTTAATtacttgttatattttttaaaaaattaaataagtttttcttGCTTAAAATTACagcaaattttttatattttagtctctaaaattataaatgCGATGTTTTCATCttcagaatattttttttttatattttgttcctAATGATcgatttatgtttatgtttatatatgttAATGTCAAAGTTATGACCCTTTTATgttaaaaagaataattttgtcatttaaatataacATGTATATTTTATCagccttttcaaaaaaaaaaaaaaaaactattttatcatgTCAATGTCAAGTgcgcaccaaacacaggataagATAAAATAATGATATCATCTTTATTATCccatgtgcaccaaacacatgataggatatATGGTTATCatgtcactatcctatcctatccttatccagcttcttatcatatcctatttatatcttatcctgcgcaccaaacgggccaaAGGAAGAAAAATAGATTAGACCAAATAACCAACATATGTTGGATCTAAAAGAAGGAGCTAGTTACTTGATGCTATTCACTCAAACAGTGATCAAGGGTTTGATTTCATTGTTTCAAACATTAGGAGTTTTGTTAAGTTTGAATGAAAACTGaggttaagttttttttgtttttgtccgCAAACAAATATAGTTGCCCATAGTTTAGTTAATTAATAACAAGGTCTTTCTTAATGTTcggtgtcaaaaaaaaaaggtcattcttaatgttactcaacaAGTTTATGAtttgttcaaaaataaataaataaataagggagTATTTCACAACAAAgtgaattaaaatttgaaagtcAATGGAGAGATGTGCACCTTTTTATAGTTCGACAATGCAAATATGATTACCACCGGTGAATTGAAGGGtacctataaaaaataaaataaaataatatctaaCCAAGTCATAGTAAGTACTCAAAATTCTACATCTAATTGTATTTCTGataaatttttgaaacaaagtaaccaataaaaaatgtaaaaaaacttaatattttatttagagAAGATATCAAATTACATCGGTATAGCATTAGAGAAGAtatcaaattattcaaaattggATTAAAAATTTACCTCAAACCGTAAGAGTTTGACTATTAATATCGCAGCTATTTCTATTATAGAAGTCATCTTGAAGGTATtatttattggaaaaaaaaaatactgtaaaaatatactttttcccataataattttataacatatattatagtaaaattTGATAATGGTATTTTGGGGGTTAAAAAACATATTGGTGGTACCCTTAACAATTTACATGAACAATCTTCTTGTTAAATAGGCTAGGCCCATGTTGAACGATCCAACCCATTTGATAAGTAGCGCATATAATCCCGAAAACCCTAATTTTCCACTGTCTGCTTCCATCGCCCAGGTTTTCCTCTACACTCTTCAATCTATCTTCGTTTCGTTGAAAACTATCCACGATTCTTAACttcattttctatttgtttCAGGTTTTCTCTCAGATTTAACATCTAGGGTTTCTTCATCTTCGCCGATCAATGGCTCCACCTAAAGGTATCTCTCATCATCATTTTCTATCTTCATTATGCAACTACTTTGTCCTTCGACGAGTTTCTAGATCTATCTATTTTCTCTTCATGTTGAATAATTGTACTGTTAATTATTATAATCTGCGTTGTTGTCATTTTATTAGTTTCTTTGAGTAGTAGAAAGTGTACTAGTTAATTAATAATCTTGATTCTAGCTAAAATTTGTTTAGTGTTTGTATGATTTAAGTTTTTAAGTTGttaatgattaattaattaacatgagCATAATTTTTTGGTGAATACTTTTAGATGCATATATATGCTATTTATCAGTCTTATTTGATAAACCTGCATCCTTATGTTTACATTTGTTGTTGATTCTTAACTTCCACTTTTGCTTGCTGTTTTGCTGTGTCATTGAAATTTGATAATTGTCACTGTACTTTCTCTGAGTTATTGGATATGAAGCACTGGCACTGACACTAACACATCGacattgataataatttgaaaaaaatgacaattcaaattaatcatGTGTTGtggagtgtccgtgcttcacttgtttcttgTAATGTGATTCCATTTTTGTGGAAGgttcatttttttgttgaatttgtggaataaatgatatttttttgttaaatttactTGCGTGTATAAGAAATAGTTggtttttagatttattgtggCATGAAATGTGACtaggtcaatttttttttgcaggtgATGTTTCAAAGAAGGCCGATCCCAAGGCACAGGCCTTGAAAGCTGCTAAGGCAGTGAAGTCGGGCACTGCCATCAAGAAGAAGGCAAAGAAGATCAGGACAACGGTTACATTCCATAGGCCAAAGACTTTGTCAAAGGAGAGGAACCCCAAATACCCTCGCATCAGTGCTACTCCAAGGAACAAGCTTGATCATTATCAGATTCTGAAATATCCTCTCACCACCGAGTCTGCAATGAAGAAGATTGAAGACAACAACACTTTGGTTTTCATTGTTGATTTGAGAGCCGACAAAAAGAAGATCAAGGATGCAGTGAAGAAAATGTACGACATCCAGGCCAAGAAAGTTAACACCTTGATCAGGTGAGCCTTTACTTAGTGATTCTTTTTCCAATTGTCTGGTATTCATGGTTACTTATGACTGATTGACTTTTATACTGGGTGGTAATTTTGTATTGCAATTTACACCAGCTGTCGTAGTAACATACACTGTTTTTTATGACACCCTTGTGATGAAGGGCCCTGTGCATTGTGCAGGCTATGTGCCATATTTCATATAACCTAATTTAACAATGTCATCGGAATGGAACAGCATTATGTAAAGAAGTTTGCATGAATACTTAGAACGGTTACTtgtttttcttctaaatttGAACTATTCTGTTGCAGGCCCGATGGCACCAAAAAGGCCTATGTAAGGTTGACACCTGATTAtgatgctttggatgttgcaaACAAGATTGGAATTATTTAAGTTTATGGCTGGCTTCACCAAAGACAATTTTTCTTTAGATGTTAGTCTTTTCATGGTGATCACTGTTGGATACTTTTTTATGCGAAGTTTAACTCTGgattttgtgttttgttattTGGTGTATTTTAGTTCTGTTGCAATTAAATTTGGTTGTTTACAATTTCAAATTTGATGAGTAAATTAGATCATTATTgatgtttgttattatttttggtgTCAACAGTTTTTGGTAAACCAAAGTATCCTTGCGCAACTTCtgaaatttacaattttttttctttgaagttTTTGCCATTAAAATGACTAAGATTTCACCTTAAGTGAGTCATCAATTTAAATGAGTAATAGATTGAATCACATACGATAGTTAAAAGAAAGTTTATCGTCAGAGCATCAAAATCTTGTACCTTCATTTCTAGATTGTACTATGAAGATTTCCAGATCTTATGAACTCTACTTTCTGTATTTTAAACAATCGGTGCTGCGCTTGTGAGATTCTGTTAACAAGTAACAATTGTGCTAATGGTCttccaatgtttttttttttttacaatggtcTTGCAACGTTTTCTTAAATTTATGTGATTTGCAGACTGGTGGCATAATATTTGTGTGTTTCTGATGTGTTTCGCAAATATCTCGTACTACTGACTCTAGTAGCATCACT
Coding sequences within it:
- the LOC123899589 gene encoding monofunctional riboflavin biosynthesis protein RIBA 3, chloroplastic-like isoform X1, with amino-acid sequence MDSSSLIPRPLISKVITKSSLHRSCTTHHSARFGLWKNKARNLAFYAIGFSKVGIEDVFDDNDLKRNENGSILGTFDDEIKQDTNDFFVSEAEGDPDCPSKGYSSIEHALNALRQGKFVIVVDDENNNVEGNLIKAASLISTKDVAFMIKHGSGIVSVGMKEEDLQRLNLPLMSPEAEEEDSSAPTFTITVDAKYGTSTGVSAADRAKTILVLSSPESKSEDLRKPGHVFPLKYRNGGVLRRAGHTEASVDLVALAGLSPFSALTALVDAEDGNMASLPNLKSFALEYNLLIVSITDLIRYRRKREKLVERTYVSHLPTKWGLFQAYCYSSKLDGTEHVAIVKGDIGDGQDVLVRVHSECLTGDIFGSARCDCGNQLALAMELIEEAGRGALVYLRGHEGRGIGLGHKLQAYNLQDQGRDTVEANIDLGLAVDAREYGIGAQILRDIGVRTMRLMTNNPAKFVGLKGYGLAVIGRVPVLTPITEANKRYLETKRTKMGHIYGSDI
- the LOC123899589 gene encoding monofunctional riboflavin biosynthesis protein RIBA 3, chloroplastic-like isoform X2, whose product is MDSSSLIPRPLISKVITKSSLHRSCTTHHSARFGLWKNKARNLAFYAIGFSKVGIEDVFDDNDLKRNENGSILGTFDDEIKQDTNDFFVSEAEGDPDCPSKGYSSIEHALNALRQGKDAKYGTSTGVSAADRAKTILVLSSPESKSEDLRKPGHVFPLKYRNGGVLRRAGHTEASVDLVALAGLSPFSALTALVDAEDGNMASLPNLKSFALEYNLLIVSITDLIRYRRKREKLVERTYVSHLPTKWGLFQAYCYSSKLDGTEHVAIVKGDIGDGQDVLVRVHSECLTGDIFGSARCDCGNQLALAMELIEEAGRGALVYLRGHEGRGIGLGHKLQAYNLQDQGRDTVEANIDLGLAVDAREYGIGAQILRDIGVRTMRLMTNNPAKFVGLKGYGLAVIGRVPVLTPITEANKRYLETKRTKMGHIYGSDI
- the LOC123899927 gene encoding 60S ribosomal protein L23a-2; this encodes MAPPKGDVSKKADPKAQALKAAKAVKSGTAIKKKAKKIRTTVTFHRPKTLSKERNPKYPRISATPRNKLDHYQILKYPLTTESAMKKIEDNNTLVFIVDLRADKKKIKDAVKKMYDIQAKKVNTLIRPDGTKKAYVRLTPDYDALDVANKIGII